TTGAACAGGAAAGCGACACCCAGCACCAGCGTGACGACGCCGATGCGGTTCAGCCACGAGAGCCCGAACGAGCTCTCGACCGGCTCCGCTGCGGCCGGAGCAGTCTGCGCGGGCGGCGGAACTGCAGTCTCCATTCGCGTTTCCGGGAGCGCTGCTGCGGCGGGTTCCTGCACGACATCCGCGTCTGACGGCGCCGCGGGCTCAGGCCATGGCGGCGGGGGCGGCGGCGCCAACTGCGGAAGAGCTGCAAGCCGCGCCTCGATTTCGTCCACCCGGCGGCTCAGCCGGGCCAATGCTTTCGAGATTGCGTCCAGCCGCTCCTGAACCTGGCCGAGCTCGTCACCCGTCATCGTTCGCTCCCCTGCCGTCGGCGGTTCATGAATTCCCCGTTCTCCGGCAGGGTATCACGCCGTCCGCAGCGCCGCAGAACCGGAATTTCCGCTTTGATCGCGCGCAGGTTCATGATTGAATGGGTCGCGTGAGGAGTGCAGCACTGTTGATGATGATGTTGGCGTGGAGCGTGTCCGGCCAGGACCGCAATCAGTCCCGCTCGATTGTCTACAGCCATTACGGAGTCGTCTCGACGAGCCATCCGCTGGCCACTCAGGCCGGCGTCCGCATTCTTGAACGCGGAGGCTCCGCAGTCGATGCCGCCATTGCCGCCAATGCCGTCCTGAGCGTCGTCGAGCCGATGATGTGCGGCCCCGGCGGGGATCTTTTCATGATCCACCGTGACGGACGCTATGGAGAGCTCGTGGGGCTCAATGCATCAGGCTGGGCGCCGCGCGGCCTGTCGGCCGAGTGGCTGCGTTCGCAGGGACACAAGACAATGCCGGCCTCCGGCATCCATTCCGTCACTGTGCCCGGCGCCGTGGCAGGCTGGCACGCCGCGCATGAACGCTACGGCAAGCTCCCGTGGAACGTGCTGTTCGAGGATGCGATCCGGATCGCGGAGCAGGGCCACTTTGTCCATGAAGTCATCGCGTCCCTGTGGAGGTCGCCCCGGCTGCGCGAGTCCAGAGAGGCGATGGAACTCTTCCTGCCGACAACCGCCGCAGGCGAAAACCACTGGAATCGTCCGCTGGCCAGAACATTCCGGCTGATTGCGGATCAGGGACCGGATGCGTTCTACCGCGGCGAAATTGCGAAGGCCATTCTGGAAACCAGCCGGAAACTGGGCGGCCGCATGGCGGCCGACGATCTGGCCGAGTACAAGCCGGAATGGGTGAAGCCGATTTCCACCACATACCGCGGCTGGCGCGTCTGGGAGCTGCCGCCCAATGGCCAGGGGCTGGCCGCGCTCCTGATGCTGAACATCATGGAGCAGTTCCCCGCGCCCGAAGAGGGGCCGCACTCGGTGCAGGCGCTGCACTGGAAGATCGAATCGATGAAGCTCGCCTACGCAGACCTGATGGCCTACAACGCCGATCCCCGCCAGATCCGCGTTCCTCTGGCGGGGCTCCTGTCGAAGGATTACGCAAGGCAGCGGGCGGCGGAGATCGACTGGAAGCGGGCCCGATGCGAGGTGCTGCCAGGCCAGCCCCGGGAGTCGGAGACAACTTACCTGGCCGTGGTGGACGCGGAGCGAAACATCGTGAGCTGGATCCAGAGCATCCGCGCGGCCTGGGGCAGCGGCGTGTATGCCGAAGGAACGGGGTTCATGCTGCAGAACCGCGGAAGCGATTTTGTGCTCACGCCTGGCCATCCGAACGAATTGCAGCCCAGAAAGCGGAGTTTTCACACCATCATTCCCGGTTTTCTGGAGAAAGACGGGACCATGATGGCCTTTGGCATCATGGGCGGCGCCAACCAGCCGCTGGCCCACGCGCAGTTCGTCTCCAACATCGCCGACTATGGAATGAACCCGCAGGCCGCTCTGGAGGCGCCGCGCTTTACCAAGGCGGGACCGCAGGGCTGCGATGTCCAGCTTGAGGGGCGCATCCCGGCCGCGTCCATCAAGGCGCTGCGCGAAATGGGACACGACATTGAATTGCGCCAGGACTACTCGATGAACATGGGCCGCGGCGCAGTGGCAGGGGTCATGGCGAATACCGGCGCGCGCTTCGGCGCCGCCGATCCACGCGGCGACGGGCACGCAGCGCCGGCCTTGCGCAGCCGCTGACGAGGCGGGAGCGCCAGCGGCTTCTATTGCGGCTTCCAGAGCAGATTCGCCCGAAGACTGGCCAGCAGGGCGGGCAGCGCTGACTCCAGATAGAAATGGCCCCCCGGAAACTCGGCCCGCTCAAAGTGGACCGTGGTCTGCTCTTTCCACGCCTCCAGATGCGCCGCCGTGACATTCGGGTCCGCGTCGCCGCCATAGGCGAAAACCGGCACGTCCAGCGGAGGCTCCGGTCTGTAAACGTAGTGGCGGTACAGCCGCGCGTCGGCCAGCAGCGCGGGCAGCGCCAGCTTCAGCAGCTCCGGCTGGTTCAGCACGCTGGGCGGAAATCCCTCCAGCCGGCGCAGCTCCTCGATGAAATCGCGCAGCGAAGGCTCTGGCGGCGGAACATGGTTGAGGCGGAACTGCGGCGCGCGCGCTCCCGAAACATGGAGCGACCGCGGCAGCGGCAGTCCGGCGCGCCGCAGCGCGCGCGTCAGCTCGAACGCGATGCCGGCGCCCATGGAGTGGCCGAAGAAAGCGAAGGGCGGCTCTGTGTGCGGCCGGATCTGCTCCAGGAGCGCCTCCACCAGCGGCTCCATCCGCTCGAACGGCGGCTCGGACGCGCGCGATTCGCGTCCCGGCAGGCGCACCGGAACGACGAATGCCGCCTGCGCCAGCGGCTCGCTCCAGGAGCGGTAGGGCAGGGCTCCGCCGCCCGCCCAGGGAAAACAGAACAGCCGCAATTTGTCTGCTGGCGCATCATGGATGTTCGGGAACCACGGATGCGTCGCCGGCGGCTTGCCGGCCGCTTTGCGCTTCAGCCGCAACGCCAGCAGCTTCCGCTTTTCCTCGCTGAGAGCCGGACGCGCCGCGGCCGCCGCAGCGGCTTTTTTCGGTTTCCGGAGCAGTTCCAGCAGCGCGTGCTCGAAGGGCTCGACCGAAAGCGACGCCGCATACTCCAGAGCCGCGCGCCGGCTGGCCGCCGCGATCTCCTCCCAGTGTGCGCGGTCCGTCGTGAGACGCTCGAGAACGCGTTGCCAGGGGGTGACGTCCTGCGGCGGCACCTCCGCCACGGGCACCATCGAAGCGTCCAGCGACGGTTGATAGCGCACGATCGGATTCACGCGGATCAGATAGGGCACGCCCAGTTTGGCCTCGTGCAGCCCGCCGACATCGGACGCCACCACGGGCACGCCGCGGCTCATCGCCTCCAGCACGATGCGCGAGCGCGCCTCCGCCCAGACCGACGGCACGAGCATGACCCGGGTGCGCCGCAGCAGCTCGTCGATGTTGTCCACGCGGGGCAGCAACGTGATGTTGGGCACGCCGCGCAATTCCTCCAGTTCCGCCGGCGTCGTGCCCCACGTCGGAATGGCGGCGAACCGCAGATGGGGCAGCCGGCGCGCCAGTTCGAGGAAAATGGCGATCCCTTTCACCGCGCACGGGTTGACCATCGAGACGAATTCGTTGTCGAAACGTCCCAGCAGAGGAAACTCCGCGCCGGGTTCGAGCAGCGAGATCGGGACGTGAATCGCGTCCAGCCCGCTCCATTCGCGCACGTAGCCGGCCACATAGTGGCTGACGCCGACGATCAGGTCCGCCTGGCGGAGGCTCTCCGTCTTGGCCGCACTCACCATCGAGCTGTCCGGGCCGAACGGCACGGCGATGGTGGCCCGCACCAGATAGACGACGCGGGCGCGCGGATGCCGCACGGCCAGATCGAACAGGATCTGTCCGGGATCGTCGGTGGAAGTCACGATGATGTCAGGGTCGAACGCGTCCAGACAAGCCTGGAAAAACTGGCGCAGATGCGGCCGCCGCGTCAGCACGCGGACATCGACGCCGTTCAGCCGGTAGCGCAGCGATTCATCGTCCTCCTCAGCCGCGATAGAGCGCGAAGCCAGCTCCTGTTTCAGCTCCTCGTGCGCCTTTTCGGAGAACTCCGACACGCGGGTAACGACCATCACGCTGTGGCCCCGCGCCGCCAGCGCCTCCATCAGCAGCCGGTTGCTCTTGTCGCCGCCGCCGAGAGCGGGGAAGTACGTCGAGTTGTGCGCCAGCAGGACCTTCATTGCGGACGCCGCCTCTTCTGGAGCTCCCGCAGCAGCAGCGCTCGCCGCGCCTCGTCGAGCGGTTTCACTTCCGCCGCAGGCGCGGCTTGCCGGATCGGTTCCGCCGGGCGCGGCAGCGCTTCCAGCAGCCGGCCAAATGCGTCCGGGTCGACTGAGGACACGAATTCAGCCGCAGCCTGCCGGGAGCGCGCGCTCTCGGCCCTGTATTCCTCCTCGTCCTCCAGCAGGCGCCGCAGCGCCTCGGCCCAGGGCCCGATTTCCTGAGGCGGGAGGATCGGCCGCGGCATGTGCGCAGCGTCGAATTCCATCCGGTAGCCCTGCACCGGACGCACGGGAATCACGTATCCGGTGCCGCGTTTGGCCTCCAGCAGGCCGCCCGAGTCGGAGGCGATCACGGGGATGGCGCGCAGCATCGCCTCCATGACGATCAGCCCGAATCCTTCATACCAGAGCGACGGCATCAGCAGCACGGAGCAGCGCCGAAGCGCTTCTTCGATGTCAGGGACGCTTTCGAGGAGCGCCGCATTGGGAAGCGCATCGATGGCGGCTTCGTCCTCCGGCGTGGTTCCCCAGCCCCTCAGGGCTTCGAACCGGACGTGCGGGAAAAGGCGCGCCAGCTCCAGGAAGATGGAAATTCCCTTGGCGGCGCACGGGTTGATCATCAGAACGGATTTGCGGGAAAAATCGGCGAGTTCCGGCCACGGCGGTTGGCCGTAAATCGGAGGGTGGACCACTGCTGCATCCCTGCCGAGGTGCTCGCGCACATAGCCGGCCATGTGGCGTCCGATGACAATCACAGCGGCTGCCTGCCGCACGATCTCCGCCGCGGGCGGATCGGGATGCCAGGATTCCGGGCCAAACGGCAGGAACTGCGGCGTGTGCGCCAGATAGACGAGCCGGCCCGGGGCCGTGCGCGCCGCCTCGCGCAGCAGCGTATGGGAAAGATCTTCGCTCGAAACCAGCACCCAGTCCGGCTGCTCTTCGCGGATCAGCCGGCCCAGTTCCGCCGCGTGAAGGGACAGCGACGGGATCGAGTGGATGCGGATGCCGTTCTGTTCCGAGACGCGCCTTTCTTCAGTCACCGAGGAAGCGGCCACCGTGCAGCTGTGCCCCGCAGCCGCAAGCCGCCTCAGCCAGGCGAGATTGGAGCGCGTCGAACCGCCGCGGGGCGGATCGTAGGAGGCGTTGGAGGCCAGCAGCAGCCGCACCGCTATTCCTCCTGCTGCATCTCGCGCTCCAGAAGCGCCCGAACTTCTTCGTCAGAGAGGTTGGCGATTTCGGCCAGCAATGCCTGGTATTCCTCCGGATCGGCTGCGCCGAGCCGGCGGGCGTCGATGATGGAGGCAAGAGCCGCCAGCGTCAGCGAGCCTGAATAGACATCGTCCACGGCCAGTTCGACGCCGAATTCCTCCTTGACCCGCATCAGCAGCAGCACCGCCAGCAGGGAGTGGCCGCCGAGATCGAAAAAATTCGCCTGGGGATGGTCGACGGGTTTCTGCAGAAGCTCGCTCCAGATCCTCGCGAGTTTTTCTTCCGTCTCGGAGGAAAATGTCTGCGCTGCGGGCGCAGCGTGCGCCATGGCCGCTTCCCGCCGCGCGGCGGCCAGCACCTGAGCCGGCGTCCGCAGCGATTCGGCGATCTCCGCGTATCCGCTGAACGTGCGCGCAACAGCTCGCGCAGGCGCAGCTTCCTGTGCCGCCGGAGCGGCGGCGCTGGAAGGAGACCAGCGCAGCGTCTGCAATTCGACGGCAGGAAACCGGAAGAGAAGTCCTCCGTTGTCCTCGTGCACCTTGCCGAACGGGATGGATTCCAGAAACGCCCGCGCCGGTGTGTTGCGCGCCGTGGGAGTGAACGGCACGGTCACCGTGTAAATGCCCTCGTCGAGAGCCAGTTCTGCCAGGCGCGCAAGGATCCGGTGCTCTACGCCGCGGCCAAGAACGCGGCAGGACAGCAGCAGCGAGTCCACATAGAGCTCGTTGAGGCGCGTGTAGACGATCACCAGCCCCGTGAGTCCGTATTCGCCGAAACGGTCGCTCACTTCGGCAGTGAAGATGCGCACGCCGGGCGTCTGCGCCAGAGCCGCCAGCTCTGCTTCGGTGCGGCGGATCGTGGTCGTGTTGAACTGGTTGGTCCGCTGTGTCAGCTGCGCCGCCCGCGGCAGCCGTTCGGCGGCCAGCGGCTGCACGTCCACGCGGAGGTTGAGAGAGGCGATGAATTCTTCGAGCGAGGCCGCCGATTGCGCGGCGCGCGAAAATTCGAGCGACTGCGCGATCAGCGCAGACCGCCGCCTGTCTTCCTCGGTCACCGAGGGGTGGTCGAACGCCCAGATGTGGTTGAGGAACTCCGGCAGCTGCGCAATGTCCGGCGGCAGAGCGATGGAGAGAACCTCCGGCGCCGCCGACGTCACCTCCGCGCACTCTTTCGGGTTGTCGTCCAGGAAGATGAACGAGTCGAGCCCCAGATTCAGCTCGGCTGCCAGCGAGGCGAGGTTCACGGGCTTCGGGTTCCAGTCGATGCGCCAGGCGGAGAAATGTTCCAGCCGCAACGGAAACTCGGGATGCGCGTTGAAGGTTTCCAGCACGTCGCTGAAGTTGTTCTTGGAGGCGATGGCCAGAAGCATTCCCGCCTCGCGCTGGCGCAGAAGAAACTCCTGGAGGTGCTTCCTCGGCGGATCGAGCACGACCCCCGAGGGCCCGTCTTCACCGCAGATGCCGCGCCACAGTGTGTTGTCCAGATCGACGGCGATCACTTTGTAAGGCGGCGCGGAGATCATGTGCGCCCGCCGGACGACGAGCGTCGCCAGCGCGGCGAACATTTCTTCCGTGTAAGGAATGCGCGCGATTTCCGCTGCCCGCGCGTCATGCACCTGGCCCACCGGATACAGCGCAAGCGCGTCCGCGTAATGGAAGAAGTGCACGCCGGGCAAGCCGCTCAGAGAGCTGCGGAGAACTGATTCCGCGGCTTGAACGGGCGCTCCTTCCGGCGGCGGGCAAAGCACGATCAGCAGGGGGACGGTGAATCTCGGCAGCGCCGTTCGAACAGCGTCAGCCAGCTGTTGCGCATTCCCGGCTGCCGCCTGCGAGAGGGATGGATCCTGCGGCGGCAGATCGGCGAGATCGGAGGCCCGCAGCAGAATGACGTTCATGCCCCCGCGGCTGGAGGCGAACACCGAGCCAGGGTCGAGCAGCGTCTGCGCGATCTGGTTGTAAGGGGCGAACTGGATCTCGAATGGCGATCCGAGCCGGCGCCCCCAGAACTGCAGAAACGGCTCGATGGGCTCCGCCGTGAACGAGGCGGCGATGGCGATGCGCAATGGGTCCGGGGCGTGCGAAGTCACTGCAATGAGGCTGAAACAAATCAGATGAAGAATGTTGCAGGCGGAGGCTGGCGGCGGCCCGCGGCCCGCCTGTTTCCATTGTAGCGGCCCGGCCTATTCGAGAGGACGGTACCAGATGTTCCGGAACCGCATCGTTGTGTCCGGAGCGCCCGGGAAGCCGGAGTGATCCTGCAGCAGCAGCGGACCGGGTTCGCACATCCCGCGTTGAAACCGGAGCGGCGCGTTGTCCTGCACAAGGACGCCGTTCAGGAACACCGTGACTGTGCCGGGCTGCACCTCCTGCCCCCGTGCATTGCATGCCGGCGCGTGATAGATGATGTCGTAAGACGACCACTCGCCCGGCCTGCGGGCTGCGTTCACCAGCGGGGGATGCTGGCCGTAGACAGCTCCGACAGTGCCGGTTGCGTAGGTCGGATTCCGGTAGCCGTCCAGAATCTGGATTTCGGTGATTTTCTGCAGATAGACGCCCGAATTTCCTTTCAATTGCCCCTGTTGATCCGGCATGTCGGGAACGAGGAATTCGAGATGGATCTGAGCGGAGCGGAACTGCGCGCGCGAGACGGCGTCCCCTGATCCCGTCCGGCACACCATTTCCCGGTTCTCGACCCGGCACCCTGTGGGAGAACCGTCCGGGCGCGTCCATCCGTCGAGGCTCGTCCCATCGAACAGCACGACGGCATCCGACGGCGGATCGGCGTCGGTCTTTCCGGGGGTCACGGCTTTCGGCTCGGGACGCGATGGCTTGCCGCCTTCAGCGAGCTCTGGCGGGATCGGCAGCGTGACCTCGCCGGTGGCAGCCCACTCCGCGCCCCGTGTGAACGTCGTGACGAAGACCGGCGTCTTCACCGCAGGTCCGTCGTGGCCGAGCGCCGTGACGAAGACTCGTCCATTGCCATATTGCAGCGTCCACAGAATGGGGTGGTCCAGTCCGTCGCCGGGCGTCGGCTGCTTCGCCTTGCCCTGATACAGCTTGTGATCGTCCCAGGCCGTCGCGAGCACATGATAGGTTTCCGCGGGCTGCCACTTCAGGTTGGCGTAGAGTTCGTCATCAGGCTGCCTGAGCTTTGCGCGCAGGCCGCGCGTGACCGGATGGCTGCGATCCCGGATGGAGAGCTCAAACGTGTGGGCCGGGGAATGGTGGCCCTGATTCGGGCGCCAGTTGCCGCCGCAGAGCTTCTCGAATTCCGGCCAGTCGAGAAACGCGGCGATGGTGAAGTGATAGACGGCCAGGCCTTTTCCGGAGCGAACAAAATCCAGTAGAGCCGTGCGTGTTCTTTCAGGCCAGGCGAACGCCGGATCGCGCCCGTCGTAGTAATTCAGCACCACCAGATCGTAGCCTTCCAGCGTCTCGGGTCCTGCCCCGCGGAAGTCTTCCGTGACGCGCACCTCGAACCGTCCCGTGTCCTCCAGCGCCTTGCGCAGCAGCGGCGAGACGATGCGCCAGTCGTGGCCTCCAATCACTCCGCCCGTCACGAGAAGAGTCCTGATTTTCGGCGGCGCCGCAGGCGGCTGCGCCGCCACAGGCAGCAGGAATGCGATCCAGGCAAGCCAACGCATGGTTCAGAGGACCTCCGAAGACATTCTATGGGCGCAACGGCGGCCTGTGTTGATACAATCGCACCTTTCAGACTGGTTCACGGAGAACGACCGAGATCATGAGCGACGAGATCAAATACGTTCTGGACGAGAGCCGCCTGCCCAGGTTCTGGTACAACATCGCAGCCGATCTGCCTGCGCCGCCGCCTCCGGTGCTGCACCCGGGCACGATGCAGCCCGTGACGCCCGCCGACCTGGAAGTGATCTTCCCGATGAGCCTCATCCTCCAGGAGGTCTCCACGGAGCGCGAGATTGAAATTCCGAAGCCCGTGCGCGACATCTACAGGCAGTGGCGCCCTACGCCGCTCTACCGCGCGCGGAGGCTGGAAAAGGCGCTCGATACGCCGGCGCGCATTTACTACAAGTACGAGGGCGTCAGCCCTGCGGGCTCCCACAAGCCGAACACCGCGATCGCCCAGGCTTTCTATAACAAGGAAGCCGGCGTGCGGCGCATCGTCACCGAGACCGGCGCGGGGCAGTGGGGCTCTTCGCTCGCCCTTGCCGGCGCCATGTTCGGCCTGCAGATCGACGTCTTCATGGTGCGCGTCAGCTACGAGCAGAAGCCATACCGGCGCGCGTTGATGGAAAGCTACGGCGCCCGCTGCGTGGCCTCCCCTTCAACGGAGACCGCGAGCGGCCGGGCGATTCTCGAGAAGCGCCCCGATCACCCGGGCAGCCTCGGGATTGCGATCTCGGAGGCAGTGGAAGTGGCGGCTCAGAGCCCGGACACGAAATACGCTCTTGGCAGCGTGCTGAACCACGTCCTCCTGCACCAGACCGTGATCGGCGAAGAGGCCATCGAGCAGCTCTCCATGGCTGGAGACGAGCCTGATGTCGTCGTTGGCTGCACTGGCGGCGGATCGAACTTCGCCGGCATCGCCTTCCCCTTCATCGGTCGCATGCTGCGCGGCGGCAGGAAAACGCGCATCGTCGCCGTGGAGCCCGCCGCCTGTCCGTCGCTGACGAGAGGCAGGTACGCCTACGATTTCGGCGATACGGCGCACCTCACGCCGCTCGTCAAGATGCACACGCTTGGCAGCACGTTCACGCCTCCGGGCTTTCATGCCGGCGGACTGCGTTACCACGGCATGGCTCCGCTGGTCAGCCACTGCAAGGAACTCGGTCTGCTGGAAGCGCGCGCGTATCCGCAATTGAGCTGCTTTGAGGCGGGCGTCCTCTTCGCGCGCACGGAAGGCATCCTGCCCGCGCCGGAAGCCAATCATGCGGTCCGCGGCGCCATCGACGAAGCGCTCCGGTGCAAGCAGGAAGGCCGCAGCGAAGTCATCCTGTTCAACCTCTGCGGCCACGGTCACTTCGACATGCAGGCCTACATGGACTACTTCGCCGGCAGGCTCGTCGACCAGCAGTACGACGAGAGCGAGCTGGCCATGGCCCTCGCCGGCCTGCCGTCGGTCTCCGCCTGACGCCATCCCGCGGTTTTGCGTCCGGGCCCGAGGCCTGCGGGTGTACAATTAAGAGAACCGGGGCTCCAGATCCGAGTTTCCGAGATAGAAAGCGAGTGTTCGATGATTGTGCACCCCAAAGGGCCGAAGGCCCGCGTCCTGCTGACCAGCGTGTTCGGTCCGTATGCGCAGGATGACGAGTACGGCAGCCGTTCCATCAACCCGATGGAGCTTTACCATAACCAGGTCACTCGGGCGCAGGGACCGTATTCGCTGCGGATCTTCCACCGCTCGTGGGGCATCATGTTCATCCAGGCCAATATCGAGAATCCGTCTACGGTTCTCGATTTTCCTACGAAAGAGCGGTTCGAGCAGGAATTGCGCGATCACGACTACGACGTGGTGGGCATCAGTTCGATCATCGTCAATGTCGGAAAAGTCCGCGAGATGTGCAAGCTCGTGCGGCGCGTCTCGCCGAAGTCCGTCATCGTCGTT
This DNA window, taken from Bryobacteraceae bacterium, encodes the following:
- the trpB gene encoding tryptophan synthase beta chain, producing the protein MSDEIKYVLDESRLPRFWYNIAADLPAPPPPVLHPGTMQPVTPADLEVIFPMSLILQEVSTEREIEIPKPVRDIYRQWRPTPLYRARRLEKALDTPARIYYKYEGVSPAGSHKPNTAIAQAFYNKEAGVRRIVTETGAGQWGSSLALAGAMFGLQIDVFMVRVSYEQKPYRRALMESYGARCVASPSTETASGRAILEKRPDHPGSLGIAISEAVEVAAQSPDTKYALGSVLNHVLLHQTVIGEEAIEQLSMAGDEPDVVVGCTGGGSNFAGIAFPFIGRMLRGGRKTRIVAVEPAACPSLTRGRYAYDFGDTAHLTPLVKMHTLGSTFTPPGFHAGGLRYHGMAPLVSHCKELGLLEARAYPQLSCFEAGVLFARTEGILPAPEANHAVRGAIDEALRCKQEGRSEVILFNLCGHGHFDMQAYMDYFAGRLVDQQYDESELAMALAGLPSVSA
- a CDS encoding glutamyltransferase, whose translation is MMMLAWSVSGQDRNQSRSIVYSHYGVVSTSHPLATQAGVRILERGGSAVDAAIAANAVLSVVEPMMCGPGGDLFMIHRDGRYGELVGLNASGWAPRGLSAEWLRSQGHKTMPASGIHSVTVPGAVAGWHAAHERYGKLPWNVLFEDAIRIAEQGHFVHEVIASLWRSPRLRESREAMELFLPTTAAGENHWNRPLARTFRLIADQGPDAFYRGEIAKAILETSRKLGGRMAADDLAEYKPEWVKPISTTYRGWRVWELPPNGQGLAALLMLNIMEQFPAPEEGPHSVQALHWKIESMKLAYADLMAYNADPRQIRVPLAGLLSKDYARQRAAEIDWKRARCEVLPGQPRESETTYLAVVDAERNIVSWIQSIRAAWGSGVYAEGTGFMLQNRGSDFVLTPGHPNELQPRKRSFHTIIPGFLEKDGTMMAFGIMGGANQPLAHAQFVSNIADYGMNPQAALEAPRFTKAGPQGCDVQLEGRIPAASIKALREMGHDIELRQDYSMNMGRGAVAGVMANTGARFGAADPRGDGHAAPALRSR